The following proteins come from a genomic window of Verrucomicrobiota bacterium:
- a CDS encoding coniferyl aldehyde dehydrogenase — translation MSEHHPIRNLDSLFHSQKRAFVADPVPSLQSRLDKLDRLKKELILHHQDLIEAMSQDFGVRSRYDCIFGDIISTLQLIKYTSKNLRNWMKPSRRSAGMMLAPARVEVIYRPLGVVGIISPWNFPVQLCLMPLITALAAGNRVMIKLSEYTPVTNAALGKLLCGIFPRDEVCTVEGDATVAETFSKLPFDHLLFTGSTSVGRHVLTNAAANLTPVTLELGGKSPCLIAPDMPLDAAIDRIVYGKSLNAGQICIAPDYILIPRGKEEAFAQGFVKKFQTFYPAGIKDDGYTSIINSKQYSRLSSWLDEAKEKGAKVIPCGEPSCDAQNRRMLPHLLLNTPHDCTLMNEEIFGPLLPVIPYDSIREAIAYIKERPHPLALYLMSFDQTLQKKVLSETQSGGVCINDTLMHVAADDAPFGGIGPSGMGHYHGHEGFLTFSKAKTVLTRGRFYPAKYIQPPFDTPLKKFLINWLIR, via the coding sequence ATGAGCGAACATCATCCCATCCGTAATTTAGACTCCTTGTTTCATTCCCAAAAACGGGCTTTTGTCGCCGATCCGGTTCCTTCGCTCCAGTCTCGTCTGGACAAACTCGATAGGCTTAAAAAGGAATTAATCCTCCATCATCAAGATTTGATTGAGGCCATGAGTCAGGACTTCGGCGTACGGAGTCGTTACGATTGCATTTTCGGGGATATCATCTCCACCCTGCAACTCATTAAATACACGTCTAAAAACCTGAGGAACTGGATGAAACCCTCACGTCGGAGTGCGGGAATGATGCTCGCGCCTGCCCGTGTGGAGGTGATTTATCGACCCCTCGGAGTCGTCGGCATTATTTCCCCGTGGAATTTCCCTGTGCAACTATGCCTGATGCCACTGATTACCGCACTGGCCGCAGGTAACCGTGTCATGATCAAACTCTCCGAATACACCCCTGTGACGAATGCCGCCTTGGGCAAATTGCTCTGCGGCATATTCCCCCGGGATGAGGTCTGCACGGTCGAAGGTGATGCCACCGTCGCGGAGACCTTTAGCAAATTGCCCTTTGACCACCTGCTTTTCACCGGGTCCACCTCCGTAGGCCGCCACGTCCTCACTAATGCAGCGGCAAACCTCACGCCCGTCACTCTGGAGCTCGGCGGCAAATCCCCCTGCCTCATCGCCCCCGACATGCCTCTCGATGCGGCTATAGATCGGATTGTTTACGGCAAGAGTCTCAATGCTGGCCAGATCTGTATCGCCCCGGATTACATCCTGATTCCCCGGGGTAAAGAAGAGGCCTTTGCCCAGGGGTTCGTAAAAAAATTCCAAACCTTTTACCCCGCCGGAATCAAAGATGATGGTTACACCTCCATTATTAACTCCAAACAATACAGCCGCCTGTCCTCGTGGCTCGATGAGGCCAAGGAAAAGGGAGCCAAAGTGATCCCCTGCGGTGAGCCCTCCTGCGATGCGCAAAATAGGAGAATGCTGCCCCATTTACTTTTGAATACTCCCCATGATTGCACTCTCATGAATGAAGAAATCTTCGGGCCTTTGCTCCCGGTCATTCCTTACGACTCGATCAGGGAAGCCATCGCTTACATCAAAGAACGACCACACCCCCTAGCCCTCTACCTGATGAGTTTCGACCAGACCCTTCAAAAAAAGGTACTCTCAGAAACTCAATCGGGTGGAGTCTGCATTAATGACACCCTCATGCACGTCGCCGCCGATGACGCGCCTTTTGGAGGCATCGGGCCTTCTGGAATGGGGCATTACCACGGGCACGAAGGATTCCTTACTTTCTCCAAGGCCAAAACCGTGCTGACCCGGGGGAGATTTTACCCCGCCAAATACATCCAGCCCCCCTTCGACACCCCCCTGAAAAAATTCCTGATTAACTGGTTGATCCGGTAA
- a CDS encoding DJ-1/PfpI family protein, with translation MVQKICANLWFKKGSSGFRVGEYCALSTFNFIRSPIFDILSSMLFQILLFDGFDELDAIAPYEVLKMAAKHLPEWKVEFVTLTHANAITAANGLELVAPSKLLSLDQKPDILVIPGGGWVDQSPLGARGVTNCAEALALLRKLQQSGVILSSVCTGSMILAAAGLLDGRPCITHHSALDDLKKFPVQIIQKRVVDDGDIITAGGITSGLDLALHLIERFAGAPLATQIAAAMEYTKK, from the coding sequence GTGGTTCAAAAAATCTGCGCCAATCTGTGGTTCAAAAAAGGCTCTTCGGGATTTCGAGTGGGTGAATATTGCGCCCTTTCGACTTTTAACTTTATCCGATCTCCCATCTTCGATATCCTCTCCTCCATGCTCTTCCAAATCCTCCTCTTTGACGGTTTTGATGAACTCGACGCGATCGCGCCGTATGAAGTCCTTAAAATGGCCGCTAAACACCTCCCTGAATGGAAGGTGGAATTCGTCACGCTCACCCACGCAAATGCCATCACGGCTGCCAACGGGCTCGAACTCGTCGCCCCGAGCAAATTGCTCTCACTCGACCAGAAACCGGATATCCTCGTCATTCCTGGGGGTGGCTGGGTCGATCAAAGTCCATTGGGCGCACGCGGCGTGACAAATTGCGCCGAGGCCCTCGCACTCCTGCGCAAATTGCAGCAGTCCGGTGTTATTCTCTCCAGCGTTTGCACCGGGTCCATGATCCTGGCTGCGGCAGGCCTCCTCGACGGACGTCCCTGCATCACCCATCACAGTGCCCTCGACGATTTAAAGAAATTCCCCGTTCAAATTATTCAAAAAAGAGTCGTCGATGATGGAGACATAATCACTGCCGGCGGGATCACCTCCGGCCTCGACCTCGCCCTCCACCTGATCGAACGCTTTGCCGGAGCCCCCCTCGCCACACAAATTGCGGCAGCGATGGAATATACAAAAAAATAA